The Zingiber officinale cultivar Zhangliang chromosome 9A, Zo_v1.1, whole genome shotgun sequence genome window below encodes:
- the LOC122018861 gene encoding uncharacterized protein LOC122018861 isoform X5: protein MEIDTNFSTLLQSLKVDDPWIPPKTWESIPSESGVVRCSDACGEYCDPRNGSTLISEAKLVHLVLNALIGVKTSIMEIDKISEIFSSYPADRTSHRVPTLWCRSLSTSALGKMLKCVSQAGLVVYLLQKFVDFFMCPSRDIKAVLQKGCRSNSQEDIKFPDPKLSANEEVNTTGGIWTYPPYSLVNQAFAVAVKKIIQGYFGSLNTLQASVRLRRSGMGQQKSSILPDSSCGLSRFSHSGITILEVFLHTNELRTQIETLGNICFPRFANLALSREALTSETNLEFNNFPRGVDLLSYLYVQLRDADPVHQPLLKLLFVRACEPYCNFIKQWIFRANIDDPYKEFLLHKSLESYGTSESVNDYFMSEIKEQVEILVPCFLNDIHGPLIRAGLQLQVLVKFLSLFDLVVGERPNTHYNLVNIKEILPCWSGMPTDSVFLSNSLTFCKQRIDALIYQRQNIYQMMLEKLVIFFSKFDIRYRSMDHMVMTSGNASNMFGERSPRIPMLFLPNGSFIFSTSSDELEATKIDRSQKNTDASYTSDDSSHALEPLLNAETSSSYSSEEEIESESSLVPHSDASLADYFLFSNSFSSHEKKNLLQNSITAGRLCSSQVYYDNSVKRQGPETPPTVSCKDENMSESSVFNFGGDEKSSTTPVPMDGHNSDQCWLPTSSYDMLNSSGLKEPCIAKNFIPMSNGKTHALENTELNYDKVVPPFSSVGILKGSEFMSAINQPHSLDIFTSLNSSDHYDLSANPNSTKLPCFNNIEKSRDTINNKRYSHFPYFDFAKMVDPCYYFGSMIPIPDHQLQNESSRLVNFDSSNGKGRTIDDYNQHRIEEQSHSYPTCSSRASREAHPTSHNIAANVFGGATWVGSLKYSRDDINICTEDKSYNLSTISEMPLDVIIDKCIAQETLLQYQYVSNFTIKLLEEGFDLHEHLLALRRYHFMEMADWADTFVISVCKQKWSVIDPEKKLAEIQGLLELALQRSSCEIDKYKERLYVYMNQQSNATLSTSSADIC, encoded by the exons ATGGAGATTGATACCAACTTCTCCACACTGCTTCAGAGCCTAAAGGTCGACGACCCATGGATCCCTCCCAAGACATGGGAATCGATCCCGTCCGAGAGCGGCGTGGTTCGATGCTCTGACGCCTGCGGCGAATATTGTGACCCGAGAAATGGATCTACGTTGATTTCC GAAGCTAAGTTGGTTCACTTAGTTTTGAATGCATTGATAGGTGTAAAGACATCGATAATGGAAATTGATAAGATATCAGAGATATTTTCTTCTTATCCAGCTGACAGAACTTCTCACAGAGTTCCTACTTTATGGTGTCGATCATTAAGCACTAGTGCTTTGGGGAAGATGCTTAAATGTGTTAGCCAAGCAGGTTTAGTTGTATACTTGCTCCAGAAGTTTGTTGACTTCTTTATGTGTCCAAGCCGTGATATAAAAGCAGTTTTGCAAAAAGGATGCAGGAGTAACAGCCAAGAAGATATCAAATTTCCAGATCCCAAATTGTCAGCGAATGAGGAAGTTAACACTACTGGAGGAATATGGACATACCCGCCTTATAGTTTGGTTAACCAGGCATTTGCTGTAGCTGTCAAAAAAATTATTCAAGGATACTTTGGTTCCTTGAATACTTTGCAGGCATCAGTTAGACTGAGGCGCTCAGGAATGGGTCAACAGAAATCTTCTATTCTTCCTGATTCTTCCTGTGGTCTCTCAAGATTTTCTCACTCTGGAATTACTATCTTAGAGGTCTTTCTACACACCAATGAATTGAGAACACAAATTGAAACCCTTGGAAACATCTGCTTTCCTAGGTTTGCTAATCTTGCATTATCTAGAGAGGCTTTGACAAGTGAAACCAACTTAGAGTTTAATAATTTCCCAAGAGGAGTGGATTTACTCTCATATTTGTATGTTCAACTCCGT GATGCTGATCCAGTTCATCAGCCACTTCTCAAGCTTCTCTTTGTCCGTGCATGTGAACCCTACTGTAATTTCATCAAACAATGGATATTTCGTGCAAACATAGATGATCCTTACAAAGAGTTTCTTTTGCACAAATCATTGGAGTCGTATGGGACAAGTGAATCTGTTAATGACTATTTTATGTCAGAGATAAAG GAACAAGTTGAAATCTTGGTCCCTTGCTTTCTTAACGATATTCACGGTCCCCTTATCCGAGCTGGATTACAGCTTCAAGTTCTTGTCAAATTTCTGAGCTTATTTGATCTTGTTGTTGGAGAAAGACCTAATACCCATTACAATTTGGTCAATATCAAGGAGATTCTTCCTTGTTGGTCTGGCATGCCAACTGATTCAGTATTCCTTTCAAATTCATTAACATTCTGCAAACAGAGAATTGATGCCTTGATTTACCAGAGGCAAAATATTTATCAAATGATGCTTGAAAAACTTGTCATTTTTTTCTCAAAGTTTGATATTCGATACCGGAGCATGGATCACATG GTTATGACATCTGGTAATGCCTCTAACATGTTTGGTGAAAGAAGTCCTCGCATCCCTATGCTTTTTCTTCCAAATGGAAGCTTCATCTTCTCTACAAGTTCTGATGAATTAGAAGCTACCAAAAT AGATAGAAGTCAAAAGAATACTGATGCATCTTATACATCTGATGACTCTTCACATGCTCTGGAACCTTTATTGAATGCAGAGACTTCATCTTCTTATAGTTCTGAAGAAGAAATTGAATCTGAGAGTTCTCTCGTTCCACATAGTGATGCATCACTGGCagattattttctattttcaaattcattttcaagTCATGAGAAAAAAAATCTCCTCCAAAACTCCATTACAGCTGGAAGGCTCTGCTCCTCTCAggtttattatgataatagtgtcAAACGTCAGGGCCCTGAGACTCCTCCAACTGTTTCTTGTAAGGATGAAAACATGAGTGAAAGTTCAGTCTTCAATTTTGGTGGCGATGAAAAATCAAGCACAACTCCTGTGCCTATGGATGGACACAATTCAGATCAGTGCTGGCTTCCAACTAGTTCTTATGATATGCTGAACAGCAGTGGTTTAAAAGAACCATGTATAGCCAAGAACTTTATACCGATGTCAAATGGGAAAACACATGCACTGGAGAATACAGAATTAAATTATGATAAAGTTGTCCCCCCTTTCTCAAGTGTAGGTATTCTTAAAGGATCTGAATTCATGAGTGCCATAAATCAACCTCACTCTTTGGATATCTTTACATCATTGAATAGCAGTGACCACTATGATCTTAGTGCCAATCCCAATTCAACAAAATTGCCATGCTTTAACAATATTGAAAAATCAAGGGATACAATTAACAATAAAAGATATTCACACTTTCCATATTTTGACTTCGCAAAGATGGTTGATCCTTGTTATTATTTCGGAAGTATGATACCCATCCCTGATCATCAGTTGCAAAATGAATCTTCTCGGCTTGTCAATTTTGATTCCTCTAATGGCAAAGGTAGAACTATTGATGACTATAATCAACACAGAATTGAAGAACAATCACATTCTTATCCAACTTGTTCATCACGCGCATCAAGGGAGGCACACCCCACATCTCACAATATCGCTGCAAACGTATTTGGGGGTGCAACCTGGGTGGGTTCATTAAAATACTCCCGTGATGATATTAACATTTGCACTGAAGACAAATCATACAATTTATCAACAATTTCTGAGATGCCTCTTGATGTCATAATTGACAAATGCATAGCACAAGAAACTTTACTTCA ATATCAGTATGTCAGCAATTTCACTATTAAGTTGCTTGAGGAAGGTTTTGACCTGCATGAACATTTATTGGCTTTGAGGCGCTACCATTTCATGGAAATGGCAGATTGGGCAGACACATTTGTTATCTCTGTTTGTAAACAG AAATGGTCTGTTATTGATCCAGAGAAGAAATTAGCAGAGATTCAAGGCCTCCTTGAGCTGGCATTGCAAAGATCTTCATGTGAGATTGATAAATATAAAGAGAGGTTATATGTGTACATGAACCAACAAAGCAATGCTACCCTGTCAACTTCGTCAGCAG ATATATGCTGA
- the LOC122018861 gene encoding uncharacterized protein LOC122018861 isoform X4 gives MEIDTNFSTLLQSLKVDDPWIPPKTWESIPSESGVVRCSDACGEYCDPRNGSTLISEAKLVHLVLNALIGVKTSIMEIDKISEIFSSYPADRTSHRVPTLWCRSLSTSALGKMLKCVSQAGLVVYLLQKFVDFFMCPSRDIKAVLQKGCRSNSQEDIKFPDPKLSANEEVNTTGGIWTYPPYSLVNQAFAVAVKKIIQGYFGSLNTLQASVRLRRSGMGQQKSSILPDSSCGLSRFSHSGITILEVFLHTNELRTQIETLGNICFPRFANLALSREALTSETNLEFNNFPRGVDLLSYLYVQLRDADPVHQPLLKLLFVRACEPYCNFIKQWIFRANIDDPYKEFLLHKSLESYGTSESVNDYFMSEIKEQVEILVPCFLNDIHGPLIRAGLQLQVLVKFLSLFDLVVGERPNTHYNLVNIKEILPCWSGMPTDSVFLSNSLTFCKQRIDALIYQRQNIYQMMLEKLVIFFSKFDIRYRSMDHMVMTSGNASNMFGERSPRIPMLFLPNGSFIFSTSSDELEATKIDRSQKNTDASYTSDDSSHALEPLLNAETSSSYSSEEEIESESSLVPHSDASLADYFLFSNSFSSHEKKNLLQNSITAGRLCSSQVYYDNSVKRQGPETPPTVSCKDENMSESSVFNFGGDEKSSTTPVPMDGHNSDQCWLPTSSYDMLNSSGLKEPCIAKNFIPMSNGKTHALENTELNYDKVVPPFSSVGILKGSEFMSAINQPHSLDIFTSLNSSDHYDLSANPNSTKLPCFNNIEKSRDTINNKRYSHFPYFDFAKMVDPCYYFGSMIPIPDHQLQNESSRLVNFDSSNGKGRTIDDYNQHRIEEQSHSYPTCSSRASREAHPTSHNIAANVFGGATWVGSLKYSRDDINICTEDKSYNLSTISEMPLDVIIDKCIAQETLLQYQYVSNFTIKLLEEGFDLHEHLLALRRYHFMEMADWADTFVISVCKQKWSVIDPEKKLAEIQGLLELALQRSSCEIDKYKERLYVYMNQQSNATLSTSSAVQFADIC, from the exons ATGGAGATTGATACCAACTTCTCCACACTGCTTCAGAGCCTAAAGGTCGACGACCCATGGATCCCTCCCAAGACATGGGAATCGATCCCGTCCGAGAGCGGCGTGGTTCGATGCTCTGACGCCTGCGGCGAATATTGTGACCCGAGAAATGGATCTACGTTGATTTCC GAAGCTAAGTTGGTTCACTTAGTTTTGAATGCATTGATAGGTGTAAAGACATCGATAATGGAAATTGATAAGATATCAGAGATATTTTCTTCTTATCCAGCTGACAGAACTTCTCACAGAGTTCCTACTTTATGGTGTCGATCATTAAGCACTAGTGCTTTGGGGAAGATGCTTAAATGTGTTAGCCAAGCAGGTTTAGTTGTATACTTGCTCCAGAAGTTTGTTGACTTCTTTATGTGTCCAAGCCGTGATATAAAAGCAGTTTTGCAAAAAGGATGCAGGAGTAACAGCCAAGAAGATATCAAATTTCCAGATCCCAAATTGTCAGCGAATGAGGAAGTTAACACTACTGGAGGAATATGGACATACCCGCCTTATAGTTTGGTTAACCAGGCATTTGCTGTAGCTGTCAAAAAAATTATTCAAGGATACTTTGGTTCCTTGAATACTTTGCAGGCATCAGTTAGACTGAGGCGCTCAGGAATGGGTCAACAGAAATCTTCTATTCTTCCTGATTCTTCCTGTGGTCTCTCAAGATTTTCTCACTCTGGAATTACTATCTTAGAGGTCTTTCTACACACCAATGAATTGAGAACACAAATTGAAACCCTTGGAAACATCTGCTTTCCTAGGTTTGCTAATCTTGCATTATCTAGAGAGGCTTTGACAAGTGAAACCAACTTAGAGTTTAATAATTTCCCAAGAGGAGTGGATTTACTCTCATATTTGTATGTTCAACTCCGT GATGCTGATCCAGTTCATCAGCCACTTCTCAAGCTTCTCTTTGTCCGTGCATGTGAACCCTACTGTAATTTCATCAAACAATGGATATTTCGTGCAAACATAGATGATCCTTACAAAGAGTTTCTTTTGCACAAATCATTGGAGTCGTATGGGACAAGTGAATCTGTTAATGACTATTTTATGTCAGAGATAAAG GAACAAGTTGAAATCTTGGTCCCTTGCTTTCTTAACGATATTCACGGTCCCCTTATCCGAGCTGGATTACAGCTTCAAGTTCTTGTCAAATTTCTGAGCTTATTTGATCTTGTTGTTGGAGAAAGACCTAATACCCATTACAATTTGGTCAATATCAAGGAGATTCTTCCTTGTTGGTCTGGCATGCCAACTGATTCAGTATTCCTTTCAAATTCATTAACATTCTGCAAACAGAGAATTGATGCCTTGATTTACCAGAGGCAAAATATTTATCAAATGATGCTTGAAAAACTTGTCATTTTTTTCTCAAAGTTTGATATTCGATACCGGAGCATGGATCACATG GTTATGACATCTGGTAATGCCTCTAACATGTTTGGTGAAAGAAGTCCTCGCATCCCTATGCTTTTTCTTCCAAATGGAAGCTTCATCTTCTCTACAAGTTCTGATGAATTAGAAGCTACCAAAAT AGATAGAAGTCAAAAGAATACTGATGCATCTTATACATCTGATGACTCTTCACATGCTCTGGAACCTTTATTGAATGCAGAGACTTCATCTTCTTATAGTTCTGAAGAAGAAATTGAATCTGAGAGTTCTCTCGTTCCACATAGTGATGCATCACTGGCagattattttctattttcaaattcattttcaagTCATGAGAAAAAAAATCTCCTCCAAAACTCCATTACAGCTGGAAGGCTCTGCTCCTCTCAggtttattatgataatagtgtcAAACGTCAGGGCCCTGAGACTCCTCCAACTGTTTCTTGTAAGGATGAAAACATGAGTGAAAGTTCAGTCTTCAATTTTGGTGGCGATGAAAAATCAAGCACAACTCCTGTGCCTATGGATGGACACAATTCAGATCAGTGCTGGCTTCCAACTAGTTCTTATGATATGCTGAACAGCAGTGGTTTAAAAGAACCATGTATAGCCAAGAACTTTATACCGATGTCAAATGGGAAAACACATGCACTGGAGAATACAGAATTAAATTATGATAAAGTTGTCCCCCCTTTCTCAAGTGTAGGTATTCTTAAAGGATCTGAATTCATGAGTGCCATAAATCAACCTCACTCTTTGGATATCTTTACATCATTGAATAGCAGTGACCACTATGATCTTAGTGCCAATCCCAATTCAACAAAATTGCCATGCTTTAACAATATTGAAAAATCAAGGGATACAATTAACAATAAAAGATATTCACACTTTCCATATTTTGACTTCGCAAAGATGGTTGATCCTTGTTATTATTTCGGAAGTATGATACCCATCCCTGATCATCAGTTGCAAAATGAATCTTCTCGGCTTGTCAATTTTGATTCCTCTAATGGCAAAGGTAGAACTATTGATGACTATAATCAACACAGAATTGAAGAACAATCACATTCTTATCCAACTTGTTCATCACGCGCATCAAGGGAGGCACACCCCACATCTCACAATATCGCTGCAAACGTATTTGGGGGTGCAACCTGGGTGGGTTCATTAAAATACTCCCGTGATGATATTAACATTTGCACTGAAGACAAATCATACAATTTATCAACAATTTCTGAGATGCCTCTTGATGTCATAATTGACAAATGCATAGCACAAGAAACTTTACTTCA ATATCAGTATGTCAGCAATTTCACTATTAAGTTGCTTGAGGAAGGTTTTGACCTGCATGAACATTTATTGGCTTTGAGGCGCTACCATTTCATGGAAATGGCAGATTGGGCAGACACATTTGTTATCTCTGTTTGTAAACAG AAATGGTCTGTTATTGATCCAGAGAAGAAATTAGCAGAGATTCAAGGCCTCCTTGAGCTGGCATTGCAAAGATCTTCATGTGAGATTGATAAATATAAAGAGAGGTTATATGTGTACATGAACCAACAAAGCAATGCTACCCTGTCAACTTCGTCAGCAG TCCAATTTGCAG ATATATGCTGA